A genomic stretch from Mycobacterium cookii includes:
- a CDS encoding isoprenylcysteine carboxyl methyltransferase family protein yields MYYLLILAVGFERLAELIVSKRNARWAFAQGGKEFGHQHYPVMVTIHTALLLGCVLEVWALHRPFIPWLGWPMLALVALTQVLRWWCVTTLGPRWNTLVIVVPEAPLVRRGPYRWLHHPNYLAVVTEGVALPLVHTAWLTALCFTLANALLLTVRIRVENAALGYTHAV; encoded by the coding sequence GTGTACTACCTGCTGATTCTGGCGGTCGGCTTCGAGCGCCTCGCCGAGCTGATCGTCTCCAAACGCAACGCGCGGTGGGCGTTTGCCCAGGGCGGCAAGGAATTCGGCCATCAACACTATCCGGTGATGGTCACGATCCACACCGCGCTGCTGCTCGGATGCGTCCTCGAGGTCTGGGCGTTGCACCGGCCGTTCATCCCGTGGCTGGGCTGGCCGATGCTCGCACTGGTGGCGTTGACCCAGGTGCTGCGTTGGTGGTGTGTGACGACCCTGGGCCCGCGATGGAACACGCTCGTGATCGTGGTCCCCGAGGCACCGTTGGTCAGACGGGGACCGTATCGATGGCTGCATCATCCGAACTACCTGGCTGTCGTCACCGAAGGTGTCGCGCTTCCACTGGTGCACACCGCGTGGCTGACCGCGCTCTGTTTCACACTGGCCAATGCGCTGCTGCTGACGGTGCGCATCCGGGTGGAGAACGCGGCGCTGGGTTACACCCATGCCGTATGA
- a CDS encoding NAD(P)/FAD-dependent oxidoreductase, producing MPYDADLLIVGGGPGGLATALYARRQGLSVIVAEPRGTPVDKACGEGLMPGGLAELTSLGVDPAGLPIRGIAYLDGRRRAEARIQTGPGRGVRRTTLHAALAARAKEQDTEWISTRVTTVEQDAAGVTAAGVRAKWLVAADGLHSTVRSAVGIGAAAGRPRRYGVRWHFSVPAWSEFVEVYWSPLGEAYVTPVEPDLVGVAILSGGQPDLAWFPRLAQRLADADRGQARGCGPLRQVISRRVAGRVLLVGDAAGYEDALTGEGISLAVKQAGAAVAAIVNDAPQSYEAEWRRITRDYRILTRALVLATATRAGRRAIVPASCGLPSVFGRAVNALAR from the coding sequence ATGCCGTATGACGCCGACCTGTTGATTGTCGGTGGTGGGCCCGGCGGCCTCGCCACCGCGTTATACGCACGCAGGCAAGGACTTTCGGTGATCGTCGCCGAGCCGCGGGGCACGCCGGTCGACAAGGCATGCGGTGAAGGGCTGATGCCCGGCGGTCTTGCCGAACTGACGTCGTTGGGCGTCGACCCGGCCGGCCTGCCGATTCGGGGCATCGCGTACCTGGACGGGCGCCGACGCGCCGAGGCGCGCATTCAGACCGGTCCGGGCCGCGGCGTGCGGCGGACCACTCTGCATGCTGCGCTCGCCGCGCGCGCCAAAGAGCAAGACACCGAATGGATTTCGACCCGAGTTACGACCGTTGAGCAAGACGCAGCGGGCGTCACCGCGGCCGGGGTGCGCGCGAAATGGTTGGTGGCGGCGGATGGCCTGCATTCGACGGTGCGCTCCGCCGTCGGTATCGGCGCGGCAGCGGGCAGGCCTCGACGGTACGGCGTCCGGTGGCACTTTTCGGTGCCCGCATGGTCGGAATTCGTTGAGGTGTACTGGTCGCCGTTGGGCGAGGCCTACGTGACGCCGGTCGAGCCCGACCTGGTCGGCGTGGCGATCCTGTCGGGTGGCCAACCCGACCTCGCCTGGTTCCCGCGGCTGGCGCAGCGCCTTGCCGACGCCGACCGCGGACAGGCGCGGGGCTGCGGCCCACTGCGACAAGTGATTTCGCGTCGAGTCGCCGGCCGGGTGCTCTTGGTCGGCGATGCAGCAGGGTATGAGGACGCGTTGACGGGCGAGGGCATCAGCTTGGCCGTCAAGCAGGCCGGCGCGGCCGTAGCTGCGATCGTCAACGACGCCCCGCAGTCGTACGAGGCGGAGTGGCGCCGGATCACCCGCGACTACCGGATACTGACCCGCGCCCTGGTTTTGGCTACCGCGACCCGTGCCGGGCGGCGTGCGATCGTCCCGGCGTCGTGCGGCCTGCCAAGCGTGTTCGGCCGTGCGGTCAACGCACTGGCACGCTAA
- a CDS encoding crotonase/enoyl-CoA hydratase family protein, with product MSEPAVLTERRGNVLVITINRPEARNCVNGAVSIGVGDALQQAQDDADVRAVVITGAGDKSFCAGADLKAISRRENLYHPDHAEWGFAGYVHHFIDKPTIAAVNGTALGGGTELALASDLVVAEERAQFGLPEVKVGLLAGAGGVFRIAEQLPRKIGMQMLLTGEPISAAEAANWGLINQVVPDGTVLDAALALAERVTVNAPLSVQASKRIACGADDGVIPDEEPSWARTAREFSTLLRTEDAKEGPLAFAEKRKPVWKAR from the coding sequence GTGAGCGAACCCGCGGTGCTCACCGAGCGCCGGGGCAACGTCCTGGTCATCACGATCAACCGGCCGGAGGCGCGTAACTGCGTCAACGGCGCGGTGAGCATCGGCGTCGGCGACGCGTTACAACAGGCCCAAGACGACGCCGACGTGCGGGCGGTGGTCATCACCGGCGCCGGCGACAAATCGTTTTGCGCCGGAGCGGATCTCAAGGCGATTTCGCGTCGGGAGAACCTGTATCACCCTGATCACGCGGAGTGGGGCTTCGCCGGTTACGTCCACCATTTCATCGACAAGCCGACCATCGCCGCGGTCAACGGCACCGCACTCGGTGGCGGCACCGAGTTGGCGTTGGCCAGTGATCTCGTGGTCGCCGAAGAACGCGCGCAGTTCGGTCTGCCCGAGGTCAAGGTCGGACTGCTGGCCGGCGCCGGTGGCGTGTTCCGCATCGCCGAGCAACTGCCCCGCAAGATCGGAATGCAGATGCTGCTCACCGGAGAGCCGATCAGCGCTGCCGAGGCCGCCAACTGGGGATTGATCAACCAGGTCGTCCCGGACGGCACCGTGCTGGACGCCGCGTTGGCCCTGGCCGAGCGGGTGACCGTCAATGCGCCGCTGTCGGTGCAGGCGAGCAAGCGGATCGCATGCGGCGCCGACGACGGCGTCATTCCCGACGAGGAGCCGAGCTGGGCCCGCACCGCCCGTGAATTCTCGACGTTGCTGCGGACCGAGGACGCCAAGGAGGGGCCGTTGGCGTTCGCAGAGAAGCGCAAGCCGGTCTGGAAAGCGCGCTAA
- a CDS encoding thiolase family protein, whose amino-acid sequence MAEAVIVEAVRSPVGKRNGGLSGVHAADLSAQVLNGLVEKAGIDPGLVDDVIWGCVMQAGEQSMDIGRTALLAAGWPETVPGVTVDRQCGSSQQSIHFAAAGVVAGHYDVVVAGGVESMSRTPMGASLANGGNPFSPGFKARYDRTPNQGIGAEMIAEQWGFDRTAVDQFSLGSHEKAAAAQDSGAFDDQIVGIKVTDGSESSVVLKDEGIRRGTPIEKMAQLKPAFKEDGVIHAGNSSQISDGSAALLFMTAEKAKELKLTPIARVHTAVLAGADPVIMLTAPIPATQKALKRSGLSLDDIGVFEVNEAFAPVPLAWLKDIGADEKKLNPNGGAIALGHPLGGSGARIMTTMLYHMRDKGIRYGLQTMCEGGGQANATIVELL is encoded by the coding sequence ATGGCTGAAGCCGTCATTGTCGAGGCAGTTCGTTCACCGGTCGGAAAGCGGAACGGCGGCTTGTCCGGCGTGCACGCCGCCGACCTGTCGGCCCAGGTGCTCAACGGGCTGGTCGAGAAAGCCGGCATCGATCCCGGGCTCGTCGACGACGTGATCTGGGGTTGCGTCATGCAGGCCGGGGAGCAGTCGATGGACATCGGCCGCACTGCGCTGTTGGCCGCGGGGTGGCCGGAGACCGTGCCCGGCGTGACCGTCGACCGGCAGTGCGGATCCAGTCAGCAGTCGATTCACTTCGCCGCTGCGGGCGTGGTTGCCGGGCATTACGACGTGGTGGTCGCCGGTGGCGTCGAGTCGATGTCGCGGACGCCGATGGGTGCCTCACTGGCCAACGGCGGCAACCCGTTCTCGCCGGGCTTCAAGGCCCGCTACGACCGGACGCCCAACCAGGGCATCGGCGCGGAGATGATCGCCGAGCAATGGGGATTCGATCGGACCGCGGTCGACCAATTCTCCCTCGGCTCTCACGAAAAGGCTGCGGCCGCACAGGATTCCGGTGCCTTCGATGACCAGATCGTCGGCATCAAGGTTACGGATGGCTCGGAGAGCTCAGTCGTGCTGAAGGATGAGGGCATCCGTCGCGGCACGCCGATCGAGAAGATGGCACAGCTCAAGCCTGCCTTCAAGGAAGACGGCGTGATCCACGCCGGCAACTCCAGCCAGATCTCCGACGGGTCGGCGGCGCTGCTGTTCATGACGGCGGAGAAGGCGAAGGAACTGAAGCTCACGCCGATCGCGCGGGTGCACACCGCGGTGCTGGCCGGCGCCGACCCGGTGATCATGCTGACCGCACCGATCCCGGCCACCCAGAAGGCGCTGAAGCGCTCCGGTCTGTCGCTGGACGACATCGGTGTCTTCGAGGTCAACGAGGCGTTCGCGCCGGTGCCGCTGGCCTGGTTGAAGGACATCGGGGCCGACGAGAAGAAGCTCAACCCCAACGGCGGCGCGATCGCGCTCGGTCACCCGCTCGGCGGATCCGGTGCCCGGATCATGACGACGATGCTCTACCACATGCGGGACAAGGGAATTCGTTACGGGTTGCAGACGATGTGTGAGGGCGGCGGCCAGGCCAACGCCACCATCGTGGAGCTGCTGTGA
- a CDS encoding SDR family oxidoreductase, with amino-acid sequence MSRIVIIGGHGKVALHLARMLSDRGDQVTSVFRNPDHADDVTATGARPAVADVEHLDTGALADLLAGHDAVVFSAGAGGGDPARTYAVDRDAAIRVIDAAGRAGVRRFVMVSYFGAGPHHGVSQDNSFFPYAEAKAAADAHLRASELDWTVLGPGRLTLEPATGRIAVGAGKGEVSREDVALVAAAVLNDDATIRRTIDFNNGDLLIPEALASSGDR; translated from the coding sequence ATGTCGCGCATTGTCATCATCGGCGGCCACGGCAAGGTCGCCCTGCACCTGGCCCGCATGCTGTCCGACCGCGGAGACCAGGTGACGTCGGTGTTCCGCAACCCCGACCACGCCGACGACGTCACCGCCACCGGGGCCCGTCCGGCCGTCGCCGACGTCGAGCACCTGGACACCGGCGCGCTCGCCGATCTGCTCGCCGGCCACGACGCGGTGGTGTTTTCCGCCGGCGCGGGTGGCGGTGACCCGGCCCGCACGTACGCCGTCGACCGCGACGCCGCGATCCGGGTGATCGACGCCGCCGGCCGGGCTGGCGTGCGGCGCTTCGTCATGGTGTCCTACTTCGGCGCTGGCCCGCATCACGGCGTCTCACAGGATAATTCGTTCTTCCCGTATGCCGAGGCGAAAGCGGCGGCCGACGCCCATCTGCGTGCCAGCGAACTGGACTGGACCGTGCTGGGGCCGGGCCGTCTGACGCTGGAGCCGGCGACCGGCCGGATCGCGGTCGGCGCCGGCAAGGGAGAAGTCTCACGCGAAGACGTCGCGTTGGTGGCGGCCGCCGTGCTGAACGACGACGCGACGATCCGGCGCACCATCGACTTCAACAACGGTGACCTGCTTATCCCTGAAGCGCTTGCTAGCAGCGGCGATCGCTAG
- the metE gene encoding 5-methyltetrahydropteroyltriglutamate--homocysteine S-methyltransferase has translation MTAKPFTATVTGSPRIGPKRELKRATESYWKGKTSRSELEKIAATLRHDTWAQLADAGLDSVPINTFSYYDQMLDTAVLLGALPARVQAVSDDLDRYFAAARGTGDVAPLEMTKWFDTNYHYIVPEIGPKTTFSLHPEKVLSELKEAQQQGIPARPIVIGPITFLLLSKAVDGGDAPIGRIDELTALYADLLDQLADKGVEWVQIDEPALVTDISPDAPALAERVYNTLGGLAKRPAIHVATYFGDPGAALAALARTPVEAIGVDLVYGADAAIATVPDLADKTLVAGIVDGRNIWRTDLDSALSTLAGLVGSVGAVAVSTSCSTLHVPYSLEPETDLDDALRSWLAFGAEKVHEVATLARALKDGRDAVAKEIEASNAAVKSRAADPRLHVDKVRERIDSIAKSGGTERGPADKRREEQTERLHLPPLPTTTIGSYPQTSAIRKARAALRSGEIDQAEYEKRMRKEIADVIKLQEDLGLDVLVHGEPERNDMVQYFAEQLEGFFATDNGWVQSYGSRCVRPPILYGDVTRPQPMTVEWITYAQSLTDKPVKGMLTGPVTILAWSFVRDDQPLADTANQVALAIRDETVDLQEAGIAVIQVDEPALRELLPLRDADKQAYLDWAVGSFRLATSGVSDSTQIHTHLCYSEFGEVIGAIADLDADVTSIEAARSHMEVLDDLNAAGFANSVGPGVYDIHSPRVPSTDEIAASLRAALKAVPAERLWVNPDCGLKTRNPEEVNASLTNLVAATREVRANA, from the coding sequence GTGACCGCAAAACCGTTTACCGCCACCGTCACCGGCTCCCCGCGCATCGGCCCGAAACGCGAGCTCAAGCGCGCCACCGAGAGCTACTGGAAGGGCAAGACCAGCCGATCAGAGCTCGAGAAGATCGCTGCGACCCTGCGCCACGACACCTGGGCCCAGCTGGCGGACGCCGGCCTGGACTCGGTACCGATCAACACGTTCTCCTACTACGACCAAATGTTGGACACCGCCGTGTTGCTCGGCGCGCTGCCCGCGCGGGTGCAGGCCGTCTCCGACGACCTCGACCGCTATTTCGCCGCCGCGCGGGGCACGGGAGACGTCGCGCCGCTGGAGATGACCAAGTGGTTCGACACCAACTACCACTACATCGTCCCCGAGATCGGGCCGAAGACGACGTTCTCGCTGCATCCCGAGAAGGTGCTGTCGGAGCTCAAAGAGGCTCAGCAGCAAGGTATTCCGGCGCGCCCGATCGTCATCGGTCCGATCACCTTCCTGCTGCTGAGCAAGGCCGTCGACGGCGGGGACGCACCGATCGGACGGATCGACGAGCTGACTGCGCTGTACGCCGACCTGCTCGACCAGCTGGCCGACAAGGGCGTGGAGTGGGTGCAGATCGACGAACCTGCTCTGGTCACCGACATCTCCCCCGACGCCCCCGCGCTGGCCGAACGCGTCTACAACACGCTCGGCGGGCTGGCCAAGCGTCCCGCGATTCACGTCGCCACCTACTTCGGTGACCCCGGCGCGGCGTTGGCGGCGCTGGCACGCACACCGGTCGAGGCGATCGGGGTCGATCTGGTCTACGGTGCCGACGCTGCCATCGCCACGGTTCCCGATTTAGCCGACAAGACGCTGGTGGCCGGGATCGTCGACGGACGCAACATCTGGCGCACCGACCTGGACAGTGCGCTGAGCACGCTGGCCGGCCTGGTCGGAAGCGTGGGCGCGGTGGCTGTTTCGACATCGTGTTCGACGCTGCACGTGCCCTACTCGCTGGAGCCGGAAACCGACCTGGACGACGCGCTGCGCAGCTGGCTGGCGTTCGGCGCCGAAAAGGTGCACGAGGTCGCCACTTTGGCGCGGGCGTTGAAGGACGGTCGCGACGCGGTGGCCAAGGAGATCGAGGCGTCCAACGCCGCGGTGAAGTCGCGTGCGGCCGACCCGCGCCTGCACGTCGACAAGGTACGCGAACGGATCGACTCGATCGCCAAGTCCGGCGGCACCGAGCGTGGACCGGCCGACAAGCGTCGCGAGGAGCAGACCGAGCGGCTGCATCTGCCGCCACTGCCGACCACGACCATCGGCTCCTACCCGCAGACATCGGCAATTCGCAAGGCGCGTGCGGCATTACGGTCCGGCGAGATCGACCAAGCCGAATACGAGAAGCGGATGCGCAAAGAGATCGCCGACGTCATCAAGCTGCAGGAGGATCTCGGCCTCGACGTGCTGGTGCACGGCGAGCCGGAGCGCAACGACATGGTGCAGTACTTCGCCGAGCAGTTGGAAGGTTTCTTCGCCACCGACAACGGCTGGGTGCAGTCCTACGGCAGCCGCTGCGTTCGCCCGCCGATTCTCTACGGCGACGTGACCCGGCCGCAGCCGATGACGGTCGAGTGGATCACGTACGCGCAGTCGTTGACCGACAAGCCGGTCAAGGGCATGCTCACCGGTCCGGTGACGATTCTGGCGTGGTCGTTCGTCCGCGACGACCAGCCGCTGGCCGACACCGCAAACCAGGTGGCGCTGGCGATCCGAGACGAGACGGTGGACCTGCAGGAGGCCGGCATCGCCGTGATCCAGGTCGACGAGCCGGCGCTGCGTGAGCTGTTGCCGTTGCGCGACGCCGACAAGCAGGCTTACCTGGACTGGGCGGTCGGCTCGTTCCGGCTGGCGACCTCGGGTGTTTCGGACTCCACGCAGATCCACACGCACCTGTGCTATTCGGAGTTCGGTGAGGTGATCGGTGCGATCGCCGACCTTGACGCCGACGTCACGTCGATCGAGGCGGCCCGCTCGCACATGGAGGTACTCGACGACCTCAACGCGGCCGGCTTCGCCAACAGCGTGGGGCCGGGTGTCTACGACATTCACTCGCCGCGGGTGCCCAGCACCGACGAGATCGCCGCGTCGCTGCGCGCTGCTTTGAAAGCCGTTCCGGCCGAGCGACTATGGGTCAACCCGGACTGCGGCCTGAAGACGCGCAACCCCGAAGAGGTCAACGCGTCGCTGACCAACCTGGTCGCGGCGACCAGGGAAGTTCGCGCCAACGCGTAG
- a CDS encoding DUF3556 domain-containing protein, with amino-acid sequence MGFLKQETPQIDFEEWSKGTRAEKIIPMARHWAEVGFGTPVLLHLFYVVKIALYILAAWLLALTTTGINGFTNVVHWYAEPIVFEKVVLYTMLFEVVGLGCGFGPLNNRFFPPLGSILYWLRPGTIRLPPWPGRVPLTKGDNRTPLDAVLYGALLVLLVVAIFSDGTGPVPALRTTVGVLPAWQIWAVLGVLAVLGLRDKVIFLAARGEVYASFTVAFLFAGYGVDMIIGAKLVCLVIWLGAATSKLNKHFPFVISTMMSNNPVFRPRFIKRKFFEHFPDDLRPGRASRWLAHFSTAIEGLVPLVLFFSHGGWPTAIAAFVMLCFHFGILSSIPMGVPLEWNVFMMFSVLALFVGHASIGLSDLTTPLPLLLFLVVAGTVVTGNLFPRKVSFLPGMRYYAGNWDTTLWCMKPSADEKIAKGVVAIASMPAAQLEKFYGSKEAAQIPMYMGYAFRAFNTHGRALFTLAHRAMAGQNEDDYVLTDGERITSTAIGWNFGDGHFSNEQLVAALQRRCHFEPGEVRVVMLDAQPIHRQMQRYRLVDAATGEFERGYVRVADMVTRQPWADDVPVHVQS; translated from the coding sequence ATGGGATTTCTCAAACAGGAAACTCCGCAGATCGATTTCGAGGAATGGAGCAAGGGCACCCGCGCAGAGAAGATCATCCCGATGGCCCGACATTGGGCGGAGGTGGGCTTCGGCACCCCGGTGTTGCTGCACCTGTTCTACGTCGTCAAAATTGCGCTCTACATCCTGGCGGCCTGGCTGCTGGCGCTCACCACGACCGGAATCAACGGGTTCACCAACGTCGTCCATTGGTACGCCGAGCCGATCGTCTTCGAGAAGGTGGTGCTGTACACCATGCTGTTCGAAGTCGTCGGCCTCGGTTGCGGATTCGGACCGTTGAACAACCGGTTCTTCCCGCCGCTGGGCTCGATTCTGTATTGGCTGCGGCCCGGCACCATCCGGTTGCCACCCTGGCCGGGACGCGTTCCGTTGACCAAGGGGGATAACCGGACGCCGCTCGACGCGGTGCTCTACGGCGCACTGCTGGTGCTTCTCGTCGTCGCGATCTTCTCCGACGGCACCGGCCCGGTTCCGGCGCTGCGAACGACGGTCGGCGTGTTACCGGCCTGGCAGATCTGGGCGGTGCTAGGCGTGCTCGCTGTCCTCGGCCTGCGCGACAAGGTGATCTTTCTGGCCGCGCGCGGCGAGGTCTACGCCTCATTCACCGTCGCGTTCCTGTTCGCCGGCTACGGCGTGGACATGATCATCGGCGCCAAGCTGGTGTGCCTGGTCATCTGGCTGGGCGCGGCGACATCCAAGCTGAACAAGCACTTCCCGTTCGTCATCTCGACGATGATGAGCAACAACCCGGTATTTCGGCCACGGTTCATCAAACGCAAGTTCTTCGAACACTTTCCAGACGATCTGCGACCGGGCCGGGCTTCGCGCTGGCTCGCGCATTTCAGCACCGCGATCGAGGGTCTGGTGCCGCTGGTGCTGTTCTTCAGCCACGGTGGCTGGCCGACGGCGATCGCGGCATTCGTCATGCTGTGCTTCCACTTCGGCATCCTGTCGTCGATCCCGATGGGTGTGCCGCTGGAGTGGAACGTCTTCATGATGTTCAGCGTGCTCGCGCTGTTCGTCGGGCACGCGTCGATCGGGCTGAGCGATCTGACCACCCCGCTGCCGCTGCTGTTATTCCTCGTCGTTGCAGGCACCGTCGTCACCGGAAACCTGTTCCCGCGCAAGGTGTCCTTCCTACCGGGCATGCGGTATTACGCGGGCAACTGGGACACCACGCTGTGGTGCATGAAGCCGTCGGCCGACGAGAAGATCGCCAAGGGTGTGGTCGCGATCGCGAGCATGCCCGCCGCGCAACTGGAGAAGTTCTACGGCAGCAAGGAGGCCGCGCAGATCCCGATGTACATGGGATATGCGTTCCGTGCCTTCAACACTCACGGCCGCGCGCTGTTCACCTTGGCGCATCGCGCGATGGCCGGCCAGAACGAGGACGACTACGTCCTGACCGACGGTGAACGCATCACCAGCACCGCCATCGGATGGAACTTCGGCGACGGGCACTTCAGCAATGAGCAACTCGTTGCGGCGCTGCAGAGACGCTGCCACTTCGAGCCGGGTGAAGTGCGCGTGGTGATGCTCGACGCGCAGCCCATCCACCGGCAGATGCAGCGGTACCGGCTGGTGGACGCCGCCACCGGGGAATTCGAACGCGGCTACGTGCGCGTCGCCGACATGGTGACCCGGCAACCCTGGGCCGACGACGTTCCCGTCCACGTGCAGTCGTAA
- a CDS encoding thiol-disulfide oxidoreductase DCC family protein has protein sequence MKGTLFFDGACGMCTRSRDFLLKFDRTGNVHTEPLQSRGAADRLGVAPARLLDSVRWLDATGAVYSGAEAANAAVGAAVGTRIPLAIYRIPGIRFIEDAVYTWVAAHRYRFPGATPYCETHPTAC, from the coding sequence ATGAAGGGCACGTTGTTCTTCGACGGAGCGTGTGGAATGTGCACTCGCTCCAGGGATTTCCTGCTGAAGTTCGATCGGACCGGCAACGTGCACACCGAGCCGTTGCAAAGCCGCGGCGCCGCGGACCGGTTGGGTGTCGCGCCGGCACGCCTGCTGGATTCGGTGCGCTGGCTGGATGCCACCGGCGCCGTCTATTCCGGCGCGGAGGCCGCCAACGCCGCGGTCGGCGCGGCTGTCGGGACCCGAATCCCGTTGGCCATCTACCGGATTCCCGGAATCCGGTTCATCGAGGACGCCGTCTACACCTGGGTCGCCGCCCACCGCTACCGCTTTCCGGGCGCGACGCCGTACTGCGAGACGCACCCGACCGCCTGTTAG
- a CDS encoding DUF1295 domain-containing protein, whose translation MTMSKTRSLALVTLAYVVAFVVAAAWLLWGVHTGRLWLDTLIADVLATLVIFVFSRGYGNSSFYDAYWSVVPPVMLFYWWSQSGLQQLRCWLISAVVLVWAIRLTANWVYAFPGLHHEDWRYPMFREKAGRWEFIVDLVTIHLIPTLLVFAGMLPAYVAVTRPGADIGWLTGFATVLGLAAVALELIADVQMHRFVGRKAEGEAMDRGLWSWSRHPNYFGEFSFWVSLALFGIAVAPSDAWWLGLGALGMLGMFLGGSIPMMETRSLERRPGYQDVIDRVSRFVPRPPRKA comes from the coding sequence ATGACCATGAGTAAGACGCGATCCCTGGCGCTCGTCACGCTCGCGTATGTCGTTGCTTTCGTGGTTGCTGCCGCGTGGCTGCTCTGGGGCGTGCACACCGGGCGGCTCTGGCTGGACACGTTGATCGCCGACGTGCTGGCCACTTTGGTGATTTTCGTGTTCAGCCGGGGGTACGGCAATTCCAGCTTCTACGACGCATACTGGAGCGTGGTGCCGCCGGTGATGTTGTTCTACTGGTGGAGTCAGTCTGGTCTGCAGCAGCTGCGTTGCTGGCTCATCTCAGCGGTGGTCCTGGTGTGGGCGATACGCCTCACCGCGAACTGGGTTTATGCGTTTCCCGGCCTGCACCATGAGGATTGGCGCTATCCGATGTTCCGGGAGAAGGCCGGGCGATGGGAGTTCATCGTCGACCTGGTGACCATCCACCTCATTCCGACGTTGCTGGTTTTCGCCGGCATGCTACCGGCGTACGTCGCGGTGACCAGACCTGGCGCCGACATCGGTTGGCTCACCGGCTTTGCGACCGTGCTGGGGTTGGCGGCGGTGGCTCTCGAGTTGATCGCCGACGTGCAGATGCACCGGTTCGTCGGGCGTAAAGCCGAGGGTGAGGCGATGGATCGCGGATTGTGGTCCTGGTCGAGGCATCCCAATTATTTCGGCGAATTCAGCTTCTGGGTTTCGTTGGCGCTGTTCGGTATTGCCGTCGCGCCGTCGGACGCGTGGTGGCTGGGCCTGGGAGCACTCGGGATGTTGGGTATGTTCCTCGGCGGCAGCATCCCGATGATGGAAACACGCAGCCTGGAACGACGTCCGGGGTATCAGGACGTCATCGACCGCGTGTCGCGGTTCGTGCCCAGGCCGCCGCGCAAGGCCTAA
- a CDS encoding TetR/AcrR family transcriptional regulator, with amino-acid sequence MTESLRDRQRAQVRADIRRAAFRLFVEHGYDAVTTEEIAAAAGVSPRTFFRHVPTKEELLLAPVRHGGTAIVGLLQDRPAAESPDEALINAIVTRTRSFGEADTEDWRAALLVAPDLLGKLTVHLPADKERATKLIAARMGANPGTDIRPGLLVHLAFAAADFAFQQWVRQSTKRPKALDRYVTEALDAVKSPHWRRR; translated from the coding sequence ATGACCGAGTCGCTGCGCGATCGGCAGCGGGCGCAGGTCCGCGCCGACATCCGGCGCGCTGCCTTCCGGCTGTTCGTCGAACACGGATACGACGCGGTGACGACCGAGGAGATCGCTGCGGCCGCAGGTGTTTCGCCGCGGACATTCTTCCGGCACGTGCCGACGAAGGAAGAATTGTTGCTGGCACCGGTGCGTCACGGCGGAACCGCCATCGTCGGGCTTCTCCAAGACCGGCCCGCCGCCGAATCGCCCGACGAAGCACTGATCAACGCGATCGTCACCCGGACCCGTTCGTTCGGCGAAGCCGACACCGAGGACTGGCGCGCGGCGCTGCTGGTGGCACCGGACCTGCTCGGCAAGCTGACCGTGCACCTGCCCGCCGACAAGGAGCGGGCGACCAAGCTGATCGCCGCGCGGATGGGCGCCAATCCCGGCACCGACATCCGGCCCGGCCTGCTGGTCCACCTCGCCTTCGCAGCAGCGGATTTCGCGTTTCAGCAATGGGTCCGCCAATCGACGAAGAGGCCGAAGGCGCTGGATCGCTATGTCACCGAAGCGCTCGACGCGGTCAAGAGCCCGCATTGGAGGAGGCGCTGA